A window of Malania oleifera isolate guangnan ecotype guangnan chromosome 5, ASM2987363v1, whole genome shotgun sequence contains these coding sequences:
- the LOC131155990 gene encoding uncharacterized protein LOC131155990 translates to MKPTETFREYAYRWRDMSVQVNPPVEDREAISLFVNTLKDPYFGHLLGATPHDFMDIVSTGERIKTAIKVGRTKGGRPQVVPSETMPAQPNVRTHDRGIQRNTRRIDPIPMTYSELFPQLMERNLVSVIPGTVQTLREARWLAFDDKQPGIQGNPLPNHGGNNVGMIEEGTNEVDFEQMSLDWVINELIAAGRIGKEAVCPTNVLCLCQSKEGRSVKQCVTFRMFLQKMVDDKSIEIGCTRKSGEIAVVGENRPVYHQCANQPFIPTMNKALPTQEAPARLVISIPRPFPYKSNQAVPWKYECKAYVEGSTSNIAGITRSGRVYMPGFSKANRKNAGEPDRAVKSPISNGEAEEFLKIIKHSEYNIVDQLKKMPAHISVLSLLLNSETHREALLKVLNQAYIPQDISVDKFNHVIGSLAASNYITFTDEEIPPEGQGHNKALHISTQCKDHMMSRVLIDNGSSLNVMPMTTLQRLPIDPSYVTTNNLVVRAFDGT, encoded by the exons ATGAAACccaccgaaacatttagagaatatgcatataggtgGAGGGACATGTCTGTCCAAGTTAATCCTCCGGTGGAAGACAGGGAGGCTATTTCCCTATTTGTGAATACCttgaaagatccttacttcgGGCATCTCTTAggagcaaccccccatgacttcatggacattgtttctacTGGAGAGAGGATCAagacggccatcaaagtcgggaGAACTAAAG GAGGTAGACCCCAAGTTGTTCCTTCCGAGACCATGCCCGCCCAACCAAATGTGCGAACTCATGATAGGGGCATCCAGAGAAATACGAGAAGGATAGATCCTATTCCAATGACATACTCAgaattattcccacaattgatggaAAGGAACTTAGTTTCAGTCATTCCTGGAACG gttcaaacaCTAAGAGAAGCCAGATGGCTAGCATTTGATGATAAACAACCAGGAATTCAAGGGAACCCTttgcccaatcatgggggtaacaaTGTCGGAATGATAGAAGAAGGGACGAATGAAGTGGATTTTGAACAAATGTCTTTAGATTGGGTGATCAATGAACTTATTGCAGCAGGTCGGATAGGGAAGGAGGCCGTTTGCCCCACTAATGTACTTTGTTTATGTCAGAGTAAGGAAGGAAGATCTGTGAAACAGTGTGTAACTTTtagaatgtttttgcaaaagatggTGGATGACAAGTCTATAGAGATCGGTTGTACCCGCAAaagtggagagattgcagtcgTTGGGGAAAATAGGCCAGTATATCATCAGTGCGCTAATCAACCATTCATACCTACCATGAACAAGGCCCTTCCCACACAGGAAGCGCCAGCTCGCTTGGTGATCTCTATTCCCAGGCCATTCCCATACAAAAGTAACCAAGCAGTACCCTGGAAATATGAATGCAAAGCGTATGTCGAAGGAAGCACCAGCAATATAGCAGGGATAACTCGAAGTGGTAGGGTGTATATGCCAGGTTTTTCTAAAGCAAATCGAAAAAATGCAGGGGAACCAGACAGGGCAGTGAAAAGTCCAATATCCAATGGAGAGGCCGAAGAATTCCTGAAGATAATAAAGCATAGTGAGTATAACATTGTGGACCAACTAAAGAAAATGCCGGCTCACATATCTGTTTTGTCACTACTACTAAATTCAGAGACCCATCGGGAGGCGTTACTTAAAGTCCTAAATCAAGCCTACATTCCCCAAGATATCAGCGTTGATAAATTCAATCATGTGATCGGAAGTCTGGCAGCCTCCAACTACATCACCTTTACTGATGAAGAAATTCCGCCAGAAGGCCAGGGGCACAACAAGGCGCTGCATATATCCACCCAATGTAAGGATCATATGATGTCTCGAGTCTTGATAGATAATGGGTCATCCCTCAATGTTATGCCAATGACTACACTGCAAAGGTTACCCATTGATCCTTCTTATGTGACAACAAACAATTTGGTGGTGCGTGCCTTCGATGGAACATGA